From one Conyzicola nivalis genomic stretch:
- the ribB gene encoding 3,4-dihydroxy-2-butanone-4-phosphate synthase — protein sequence MSLADIPTALDALRAGRPVIVVDDESRENEGDVVLAAQFASQEWLAWLVRNSSGFICAPMTNEIADRLELPIMVPDNQDPRGTNYTVSVDAANRLSTGISASDRAHTLRVLADFDSVPASLHRPGHIMPLRAVEGGVRERDGHTEATIDLLKLAGLVPVGAISEIVAEDGEMMRLPGLIELGEREGVAVITIAALIDYLNETQPGADVPLAVDIPESSRVIFEVETTVPTTHGEFRFRAYRDRTTGYDHLAIISGEPVDGALVRVHSECVTGEVFGSLKCECGPQLDAALDAIRHSAEQGSGGVVIYMRGHEGRGIGLINKLRAYRLQEEGLDTLDANLALGFPADGRDYGAAVAILEDLGISSVRAITNNPEKLRQLRERGITVTEQVPLVVGVGSFNEGYLEAKRDRMGHILPSNAVLDEAVLIGKKGSQI from the coding sequence GTGAGCCTCGCCGATATCCCCACGGCGCTCGACGCCCTGCGCGCCGGCCGCCCCGTCATCGTCGTCGACGACGAGAGCCGCGAGAACGAGGGCGACGTCGTACTCGCCGCCCAATTCGCGAGCCAGGAGTGGCTGGCGTGGCTCGTGCGCAACTCGTCGGGCTTCATCTGCGCGCCGATGACCAACGAGATCGCCGACCGGCTCGAGCTGCCGATAATGGTGCCGGACAACCAGGACCCCCGCGGCACGAACTACACGGTGTCGGTCGATGCGGCGAACCGGCTGAGCACCGGCATCAGCGCGTCGGACCGCGCACACACGCTGCGCGTGCTCGCGGACTTCGACTCGGTGCCGGCAAGCCTGCACCGTCCCGGGCACATCATGCCGCTGCGGGCCGTCGAGGGCGGAGTGCGCGAGCGCGACGGACACACCGAGGCGACGATCGATCTGCTCAAGCTCGCCGGCCTCGTGCCGGTGGGCGCAATCTCCGAGATCGTGGCGGAGGACGGCGAGATGATGCGCCTCCCCGGCCTGATCGAGCTCGGCGAGCGCGAGGGAGTCGCTGTCATCACGATCGCCGCGCTCATCGACTACCTCAACGAGACGCAGCCGGGCGCCGACGTGCCGCTCGCCGTCGACATCCCCGAGTCGTCGCGCGTGATCTTCGAGGTGGAGACAACCGTGCCGACCACCCACGGCGAGTTCCGTTTCCGCGCCTATCGTGACCGCACCACGGGCTACGACCACCTCGCGATCATCTCGGGCGAGCCGGTCGACGGCGCCCTCGTGCGTGTGCACTCGGAGTGCGTCACGGGCGAGGTCTTCGGGTCGCTCAAGTGCGAGTGCGGCCCGCAGCTCGACGCGGCGCTCGACGCGATCCGGCACTCGGCTGAACAGGGCAGTGGCGGCGTCGTCATCTACATGCGCGGCCACGAGGGCCGCGGCATCGGGCTGATCAACAAGCTCAGGGCCTACCGGCTGCAGGAGGAGGGGCTCGACACCCTCGACGCCAACCTCGCGCTGGGCTTCCCGGCCGACGGTCGCGACTACGGAGCCGCGGTCGCCATCCTCGAGGACCTCGGCATTTCTTCGGTGCGTGCCATCACGAACAACCCCGAGAAGCTGCGCCAGTTACGCGAACGCGGCATCACGGTGACCGAGCAGGTGCCGCTCGTGGTCGGCGTCGGCAGTTTCAACGAGGGCTACCTCGAAGCAAAGCGTGACCGCATGGGTCACATCCTCCCCAGCAACGCTGTGCTCGACGAAGCGGTGCTGATCGGCAAGAAAGGTTCACAGATATGA
- the ribH gene encoding 6,7-dimethyl-8-ribityllumazine synthase: MSGDGSPDISTDGTGLKVTIVAGQWHTQIADGLLAGARRVLDASGATVTVVRVPGSFELPVVSKAALDAGADAVVALGVIIRGGTPHFEYVSDAATTGLTQASLLAGKPIGFGLLTLDDEQQGLDRAGLADSKEDKGAEAAEAALATAVLLREIRG; encoded by the coding sequence ATGAGCGGCGACGGATCCCCCGACATCTCCACCGACGGCACCGGCCTCAAGGTCACGATCGTCGCGGGCCAGTGGCACACTCAGATCGCCGACGGGCTGCTCGCCGGCGCGCGGCGGGTGCTCGACGCCTCGGGCGCGACCGTGACGGTCGTGCGCGTTCCCGGCAGCTTCGAACTGCCGGTCGTGTCGAAGGCCGCGCTCGATGCCGGGGCCGACGCGGTGGTGGCGCTCGGCGTGATCATCCGCGGGGGCACTCCCCACTTTGAATACGTGTCGGATGCCGCGACGACGGGTCTCACACAGGCGTCGTTGCTCGCCGGCAAGCCGATCGGATTCGGGCTGCTCACGCTCGACGACGAGCAGCAGGGGCTCGACCGCGCCGGCCTCGCCGACTCGAAGGAAGACAAAGGCGCCGAGGCCGCCGAGGCCGCGCTGGCGACCGCGGTTCTGCTGCGCGAGATCCGCGGGTAG
- a CDS encoding TetR/AcrR family transcriptional regulator: protein METTEPGMRERKKLHTRFTIETSAVDLVLEHGFDNVTIEAIAERADVTPRTFFNHFADKADAVLGIAREQEIATDLDTSTIVAGSAFEFGAAVVRAGIAQLDDSIVAADKRRRDVFAQNPALLAREMEKIALIEGSITRHIDGYLADAGVPAGPDRDDRALAITVTITAAARLAFIRWSRQPASAQELVSFFDRAIDSITDILTNPGKTE from the coding sequence ATGGAGACGACAGAGCCCGGCATGCGCGAGCGCAAGAAGCTGCACACGCGCTTCACCATCGAGACGTCGGCGGTCGATCTCGTGCTCGAGCACGGGTTCGACAACGTGACGATCGAGGCCATCGCCGAACGCGCCGACGTCACACCCCGCACGTTCTTCAACCACTTCGCTGACAAGGCCGACGCCGTTCTCGGCATCGCCCGCGAACAGGAGATCGCGACCGACCTCGACACGTCGACGATCGTCGCGGGTTCCGCGTTCGAGTTCGGAGCGGCCGTCGTGCGCGCGGGCATCGCCCAGCTCGACGACTCCATCGTGGCCGCCGACAAGCGACGCCGCGACGTGTTCGCCCAGAACCCGGCGCTCCTCGCCCGCGAGATGGAGAAGATCGCGCTCATCGAGGGATCGATCACCCGGCATATCGACGGATATCTCGCCGATGCCGGGGTACCGGCCGGGCCCGACCGCGACGACCGCGCCCTCGCGATCACCGTGACCATTACCGCCGCCGCACGACTCGCTTTCATCAGATGGAGTCGGCAGCCGGCATCCGCCCAGGAGCTCGTCTCCTTCTTCGACCGCGCGATCGACTCGATCACCGACATCCTCACCAACCCCGGAAAGACGGAATGA
- a CDS encoding MDR family MFS transporter, with amino-acid sequence MTTHDPIAVPAAGAAKPRIIPIFIALMVTMLLSSLDQTILGTALPTIVGELDGVQHMLWVATAYILGATVVMPIYGKLGDLIGRKTLFLVALSIFIAGSILGGLATNMELLIAGRAIQGLGGGGLMILSQAIIADVVPPRDRGKYGGFIGAVFAFSAVVGPLLGGLFTDSLTWRWAFWINIPLGIAAIITAAVFIRLPQRAGRAKPKIDYLGTALIAIATTSLVLVTSWGGTEYEWDSLLIIGLIALTVVSAALFVWAETKAVEPIIPLSLFKDRNFTITTVAGLMTGVAMFGAIGYMPTFLQIANGINATESGLLLLPMLVGLLITAIGSGLLMSKTGRYKWMPIVGSALIGIALVLFSTLTANTSPFLTGVYLFVLGAGLGLTIQVLVLIVQNSVPHKVLGTATAANAFFREIGATVGSAVVGSVFASRLTQQLADTFGTGENAEANSLTPAAINALPAELHDLISDAYASALAPIYLFLVPLMVITVVMLFFIKEVPLASTVPVMEGMEDDDPDDAAPALAGDDTRATVADDVEPVSRA; translated from the coding sequence ATGACCACCCACGACCCGATAGCTGTGCCCGCCGCGGGCGCCGCCAAGCCCCGCATCATCCCCATCTTCATCGCCCTCATGGTCACGATGCTGCTCTCGTCGCTCGACCAGACCATCCTCGGCACCGCGCTGCCCACGATCGTCGGCGAGCTCGACGGCGTGCAGCACATGCTGTGGGTGGCCACCGCGTACATCCTCGGCGCCACCGTCGTGATGCCCATCTACGGCAAGCTCGGCGATCTCATCGGCCGCAAGACGCTGTTCCTGGTCGCGCTCTCGATCTTCATCGCCGGCTCGATCCTCGGCGGGCTCGCGACCAATATGGAACTGCTCATCGCCGGCCGCGCCATCCAGGGCCTCGGCGGCGGCGGGCTGATGATCCTCAGCCAGGCGATCATCGCCGACGTCGTCCCCCCGCGCGACCGCGGAAAGTACGGCGGCTTCATCGGCGCCGTCTTCGCCTTCTCGGCCGTGGTCGGCCCGCTGCTCGGCGGCCTGTTCACCGACTCCCTGACCTGGCGCTGGGCCTTCTGGATCAACATCCCGCTCGGCATCGCCGCGATCATCACGGCGGCCGTCTTCATCCGCCTGCCGCAGCGCGCAGGCCGTGCGAAGCCGAAGATCGACTACCTGGGCACGGCGCTGATCGCCATCGCCACCACGAGCCTCGTGCTCGTCACCTCGTGGGGCGGCACCGAGTACGAGTGGGACTCGCTGCTCATCATCGGCCTCATCGCCCTCACCGTCGTCTCGGCCGCGCTCTTCGTCTGGGCCGAGACGAAGGCGGTCGAGCCGATCATCCCGCTGTCGCTGTTCAAGGACCGCAACTTCACCATCACCACCGTCGCGGGCCTCATGACCGGTGTCGCCATGTTCGGCGCCATCGGCTACATGCCCACGTTCCTACAGATCGCGAACGGCATCAACGCCACCGAGTCGGGCCTGCTGTTGCTGCCCATGCTCGTCGGCCTGCTCATCACGGCGATCGGCAGCGGTCTGCTGATGTCGAAGACCGGCCGCTACAAGTGGATGCCCATCGTCGGTTCGGCCCTCATCGGCATCGCGCTCGTGCTTTTCTCCACCCTGACGGCGAACACCAGCCCGTTCCTCACCGGGGTCTACCTGTTCGTGCTCGGCGCTGGCCTGGGTCTCACCATCCAGGTGCTCGTGCTCATCGTGCAGAACTCGGTGCCGCACAAGGTGCTCGGCACGGCGACGGCCGCGAACGCGTTCTTCCGCGAGATCGGCGCGACCGTCGGTTCGGCCGTCGTGGGCAGCGTCTTCGCCAGCCGCCTCACCCAGCAGCTCGCCGACACCTTCGGCACGGGCGAGAACGCCGAGGCGAACTCGCTGACCCCCGCCGCGATCAACGCGCTGCCGGCCGAGCTGCACGACCTGATCAGCGACGCCTACGCCAGCGCTCTCGCCCCGATCTACCTGTTCCTCGTGCCCCTCATGGTGATCACGGTGGTGATGCTGTTCTTCATCAAGGAGGTTCCGCTCGCGTCGACGGTCCCGGTCATGGAGGGCATGGAAGACGACGATCCGGATGACGCGGCTCCCGCCCTCGCGGGCGACGACACCCGCGCCACCGTCGCGGACGACGTCGAGCCGGTCAGCCGAGCCTGA
- a CDS encoding YqjF family protein: MALDAITSSAPDLDGRSVASQRWSHLVFLHWRVEAARVAPLLPAGLRPDVIDGSTWVGLIPFVLDRATVFGSPPVPYFGDFVEINVRLYAVDERGRRGVVFVSLEASRLAAVLAARAIFALPYMWSRTTLERDGELFDYRGDRHGTSDATSRIVARATTVAVHDDPVADFLTARWALFTRVPGRTVRLRNHHEPWPLFEAQLVSLDDRLLARAGFADLAGLAPDSVLYSPGVTTRFGR; this comes from the coding sequence ATGGCACTCGACGCGATCACTTCGAGCGCGCCCGATCTCGACGGCCGCTCGGTCGCCAGCCAGCGCTGGTCCCACCTCGTCTTCCTGCACTGGCGGGTGGAGGCGGCGCGTGTCGCGCCGCTTCTTCCCGCCGGGCTGCGGCCCGACGTCATCGACGGGTCGACGTGGGTTGGTCTGATCCCGTTCGTGCTCGACAGGGCGACGGTGTTCGGCAGCCCGCCGGTGCCCTACTTCGGCGACTTCGTCGAGATCAACGTCCGGCTGTACGCCGTCGACGAGCGGGGCCGCCGCGGCGTGGTGTTCGTCTCGCTCGAGGCGTCGCGCCTGGCCGCGGTGCTCGCCGCGCGAGCGATCTTCGCGCTGCCGTACATGTGGTCGCGTACGACGCTCGAGCGCGACGGCGAGTTATTCGACTACCGCGGCGACAGGCACGGAACCTCCGATGCGACGTCCCGCATCGTGGCGCGGGCCACGACGGTGGCGGTGCACGACGACCCGGTCGCCGACTTCCTCACCGCCCGCTGGGCGCTGTTCACCCGCGTGCCCGGCCGCACAGTTCGGCTGCGCAACCACCACGAGCCGTGGCCGCTGTTCGAGGCGCAGCTCGTCTCGCTCGACGACCGGCTGCTCGCGCGGGCCGGCTTCGCCGACCTCGCCGGCCTGGCGCCCGACTCGGTGCTGTACTCGCCGGGCGTCACGACCCGGTTCGGGCGGTGA
- a CDS encoding ABC transporter ATP-binding protein produces MSSPTSTRPARGGRGAKDDGPRAKFSQLLPYLFEHKKVLVVVVLLSLLAAGASLAQPLLVQEVVKKVQAGDALGNLVWVLVVLVVLSALLNGFQHYLLQRTGTSVVLSARRQLLQRILRLPISEFDTRRTGDLVSRVGSDTTLLYAVITQGLVDAIGGAVLFVGALIAMLVIDPVLLGLTVAVIGVSVVTVVLLSGRIRVVSRKQQEKVGDLAAAVERAISAIRTVRASNATEREIVKIEKDAHGAWEMGIQVAKISALVVPVAGIALQVSLLVVLGVGGFRVASGAIEIASLVAFILFLFMMIGPLGSAFGALTSVNQALGALGRIQEIIELPTESQNDPTLADAAAADITTDAAITFDAVEFSYPEGAKKDEVAKAVAEVVSTSPVALPEEPQDLTVLRGVSFAAERGKRTALVGPSGAGKSTILALIERFYDPTAGVVRLGGIDVRALDREALRSQIGYVEQDAPVLAGTIRENLLLGAPDATDAQCVEVLRSVNLTEVLERNEQGLDAAVGEDGVMLSGGERQRLAIARTLLAAPPILLLDESTSSLDGLNEQMLREAIDAVAENRTLIVIAHRLSTVVDSDQIVVLDHGRVVGVGTHSELVVSTPLYKELAKHQLLV; encoded by the coding sequence ATGAGTTCTCCCACTTCCACGCGCCCCGCCCGCGGCGGCCGCGGCGCGAAAGACGACGGCCCCCGCGCCAAGTTCAGCCAACTGCTGCCCTACCTGTTCGAGCACAAGAAGGTGCTCGTCGTCGTCGTGCTGCTCAGCCTCCTCGCCGCCGGCGCCTCGCTCGCCCAGCCCCTGCTCGTGCAGGAGGTCGTGAAGAAGGTGCAGGCCGGCGACGCGCTCGGCAACCTCGTCTGGGTGCTCGTCGTGCTGGTCGTGCTCTCGGCGCTGCTCAACGGATTCCAGCACTACCTGCTGCAGCGCACCGGCACCTCGGTCGTGCTGAGCGCCCGCCGCCAGCTGCTGCAACGCATCCTGCGCCTGCCGATCAGCGAGTTCGACACCCGCCGCACCGGCGACCTCGTCTCCCGCGTCGGCTCGGACACCACCCTGCTCTACGCAGTCATCACGCAGGGACTCGTCGATGCGATCGGCGGCGCCGTGCTGTTCGTCGGCGCGCTCATCGCGATGCTCGTGATCGACCCCGTTCTGCTCGGACTCACCGTCGCCGTCATCGGCGTCTCCGTCGTGACGGTCGTCCTGCTCTCGGGCCGCATCCGCGTGGTGAGCCGCAAGCAGCAGGAGAAGGTCGGCGACCTCGCCGCCGCGGTCGAGCGCGCGATCAGCGCGATCCGCACGGTCCGCGCCTCGAACGCCACCGAGCGCGAGATCGTGAAGATCGAGAAGGACGCCCACGGAGCGTGGGAGATGGGGATCCAGGTCGCCAAGATCTCGGCCCTCGTCGTGCCCGTGGCCGGCATCGCCCTGCAGGTGTCGCTGCTCGTCGTGCTCGGTGTCGGCGGGTTCCGCGTGGCGAGCGGCGCGATCGAGATCGCGAGCCTCGTTGCCTTCATCCTGTTCCTGTTCATGATGATCGGTCCGCTCGGATCGGCCTTCGGCGCCCTCACCTCGGTCAACCAGGCGCTCGGCGCGCTCGGCCGCATCCAGGAGATCATCGAGCTGCCCACCGAGAGCCAGAACGACCCGACGCTCGCGGATGCCGCGGCAGCCGACATCACGACGGATGCGGCGATCACGTTCGACGCCGTGGAGTTCAGCTACCCCGAGGGCGCGAAGAAGGACGAGGTGGCGAAGGCCGTCGCCGAGGTGGTGTCGACCTCCCCGGTCGCCCTGCCAGAAGAGCCGCAGGACCTCACCGTGCTGCGCGGAGTCTCGTTCGCCGCCGAGCGGGGCAAGCGCACCGCCCTCGTCGGCCCGTCGGGCGCCGGCAAGAGCACGATCCTGGCACTGATCGAGCGTTTCTACGACCCGACCGCGGGTGTCGTGCGCCTCGGCGGCATCGACGTCAGGGCCCTCGACCGCGAGGCCCTGCGGTCGCAGATCGGGTACGTCGAGCAGGACGCCCCCGTGCTCGCCGGCACGATCCGCGAGAACCTGCTGCTCGGCGCCCCCGACGCGACGGACGCGCAGTGCGTGGAGGTGCTGCGATCGGTGAACCTGACGGAGGTGCTCGAGCGCAACGAGCAGGGGCTGGATGCCGCCGTCGGCGAAGACGGCGTGATGCTCTCCGGGGGAGAGCGCCAACGGCTGGCCATCGCGCGCACGCTTCTCGCGGCTCCCCCGATCCTGCTGCTCGACGAGTCGACCTCGAGCCTCGACGGACTGAACGAGCAGATGCTGCGCGAGGCGATCGACGCGGTCGCCGAGAACCGCACGCTCATCGTGATCGCGCACCGGCTGTCGACCGTGGTCGACTCCGACCAGATCGTCGTGCTCGACCACGGACGCGTCGTCGGCGTGGGAACGCACTCCGAGCTCGTCGTCTCGACCCCGCTCTACAAGGAGCTCGCGAAGCACCAGCTGCTGGTGTAG
- a CDS encoding TrmH family RNA methyltransferase — MPVFEVDDIADPRLVDFAHRTDVALKNGSGTEHGVYIAESALVLERALRAGHRPRSVLALGGTVDEAVALVGPDVPVYSGPGELLAELTGYILHRGLIASMHRPALPSPQSLLAGARRIVILENVVDPTNVGAIFRSVAAIGADAVLVTQRCSDPFYRRAIRVSMGTVLQVPWTRTGDWASTRELLTANGFHVAALALTDDAVSLRAFADDAPEKVALVLGTEGEGLTPEAIAAADTVVQIPMAHGIDSLNVAATAAVAMYALAGP; from the coding sequence GTGCCGGTGTTCGAGGTCGACGATATCGCCGACCCCCGCTTGGTCGACTTCGCCCACCGCACCGACGTGGCGCTCAAGAACGGCAGCGGCACTGAGCACGGTGTGTACATCGCCGAGTCCGCGCTCGTTCTCGAACGCGCCCTGCGCGCCGGCCACCGGCCGCGTTCGGTGCTCGCCCTCGGCGGCACCGTCGACGAGGCCGTGGCCCTCGTCGGCCCGGACGTGCCAGTGTATTCCGGCCCGGGCGAGCTGCTCGCCGAGCTCACCGGCTACATCCTGCACCGCGGACTGATCGCGTCGATGCACCGCCCGGCGTTGCCGTCGCCGCAGTCGCTGCTCGCCGGGGCCCGCCGCATCGTGATCCTCGAGAACGTGGTCGACCCGACGAACGTGGGCGCCATCTTCCGTTCGGTAGCCGCGATCGGGGCGGATGCGGTGCTCGTCACCCAGCGGTGCTCCGACCCGTTCTACCGCCGGGCGATCCGCGTCTCGATGGGGACGGTGCTCCAGGTGCCGTGGACGCGCACCGGCGACTGGGCCTCCACCCGCGAACTGCTGACGGCGAACGGGTTCCACGTCGCGGCACTGGCGCTCACCGACGACGCCGTGTCGCTGCGTGCGTTCGCCGACGATGCGCCGGAGAAGGTGGCGCTGGTGCTCGGCACCGAGGGCGAGGGGCTGACGCCCGAGGCGATCGCGGCGGCCGACACCGTCGTGCAGATCCCGATGGCGCATGGCATCGACAGCCTGAACGTCGCGGCGACAGCCGCGGTGGCGATGTACGCCCTCGCCGGTCCCTGA
- a CDS encoding NAD-dependent succinate-semialdehyde dehydrogenase, whose protein sequence is MTISEADLLAKVPDRLFIGGKWVPSTSGRSIDVHDPSTGLVIKTIADASPEDGIRAVDAAAAVQQSWAATAPRVRGEILRGAFDLLQERADEFALLMTLEMGKPLAEARGEVTYGGEFLRWFGEEAVRISGRYGVNPEGTGRMIVTHLPVGPSFLITPWNFPLAMATRKIAPALAAGCTAIVKPAELTPLTTLYFARLLEEAGLPAGVLGVITTSTSGEVSGPIIADKRLRKLSFTGSTPVGRKLLTQASESVLRTSMELGGNAPFIVFDDADLDKAVDGAMLAKFRNIGQACTAANRFIVHESVAEEFTARITARVNELTIGRGTEDGVAIGPLINDGAVDKADALVRDAIDRGATLVTGGSRVDGPGSFYQPTVLSGIVAGSDILREEIFGPVVTIVPFTDEADAVALANDTEYGLVSYVFTRDLARGQRLVETLQTGMMGLNVGVVSNAAAPFGGVKQSGIGREGGSEGIHEYLETKYVLTPDPFRA, encoded by the coding sequence ATGACGATCTCCGAGGCCGACCTGCTCGCCAAGGTGCCCGACCGCCTGTTCATCGGCGGAAAGTGGGTGCCGTCGACGTCGGGCCGCAGCATCGACGTGCACGACCCGTCGACAGGCCTGGTCATCAAGACGATCGCCGACGCCTCGCCCGAAGACGGCATCAGGGCCGTGGATGCCGCGGCTGCCGTCCAGCAGAGCTGGGCCGCCACGGCGCCCCGCGTGCGCGGCGAGATCCTGCGCGGCGCCTTCGACCTGCTGCAGGAGCGCGCCGACGAGTTCGCCCTGCTGATGACGCTCGAAATGGGAAAGCCACTCGCCGAGGCGCGCGGCGAAGTGACCTATGGCGGCGAGTTCCTGCGCTGGTTCGGCGAAGAGGCCGTGCGCATCTCGGGGCGCTACGGCGTGAACCCCGAGGGCACAGGGCGCATGATTGTGACGCACCTGCCGGTCGGTCCGTCGTTCCTCATCACCCCGTGGAACTTCCCCTTGGCGATGGCGACACGCAAGATCGCGCCCGCCCTCGCAGCCGGCTGCACGGCGATCGTGAAGCCCGCCGAGCTGACGCCGCTCACCACGCTCTACTTCGCCCGTCTGCTCGAAGAGGCCGGGCTCCCCGCCGGCGTGCTCGGCGTCATCACCACCTCCACCTCGGGCGAGGTGTCCGGCCCGATCATCGCCGACAAGCGCCTGCGCAAGCTGAGCTTCACCGGCTCGACCCCGGTCGGGCGCAAGCTGCTCACCCAGGCCTCCGAGAGCGTGCTGCGCACATCCATGGAGCTCGGCGGCAACGCCCCCTTCATCGTCTTCGACGACGCCGACCTCGACAAGGCGGTCGACGGCGCGATGCTCGCCAAGTTCCGCAACATCGGGCAGGCGTGCACGGCCGCCAACCGCTTCATCGTGCACGAGTCGGTCGCCGAGGAGTTCACGGCGCGCATCACCGCCCGCGTCAACGAACTCACGATCGGACGCGGCACGGAAGACGGCGTCGCGATCGGGCCGCTCATCAACGACGGGGCCGTGGACAAGGCCGACGCCCTCGTGCGCGACGCCATCGACCGCGGCGCGACGCTCGTCACCGGCGGCTCCCGCGTCGACGGCCCCGGCAGCTTCTACCAGCCGACCGTGCTCAGCGGCATCGTCGCGGGAAGCGACATCCTGCGCGAGGAGATCTTCGGGCCGGTCGTGACGATCGTGCCGTTTACCGACGAGGCGGATGCCGTGGCTCTCGCCAACGACACGGAGTACGGTCTCGTGAGCTACGTCTTCACCCGCGACCTGGCGCGAGGGCAGAGGCTGGTCGAGACCCTCCAGACCGGCATGATGGGACTCAACGTCGGCGTCGTGTCGAACGCCGCAGCACCGTTCGGCGGTGTGAAGCAGTCGGGCATCGGACGCGAGGGCGGCTCCGAGGGCATCCACGAGTACCTCGAGACCAAGTACGTGCTGACCCCCGACCCGTTCCGCGCATGA
- a CDS encoding isochorismatase family protein, with protein MSKALFIIDVQNDFTEGGALGVDGGAAVAAGISKLLAQHPNRYSHVFASRDWHDPESDNGGHISAEPDYVNTWPPHCIAGTPGAEYHPDLDLTAVDVHVRKGQGVPAYSIFEGTTDEGASVGATLDSLGITDIDVAGIATDYCVRASALDAVEAGRHVRVLADLAAGVAADSSAAALVELEAAGIEIVEAAR; from the coding sequence ATGAGCAAGGCGCTCTTCATCATCGACGTGCAGAACGACTTCACCGAGGGCGGCGCTCTCGGAGTCGACGGGGGAGCCGCCGTCGCCGCCGGCATCTCGAAACTGTTGGCGCAGCATCCGAACCGTTATTCGCACGTCTTCGCATCCCGCGACTGGCACGATCCGGAGAGCGACAACGGCGGGCACATCTCGGCAGAGCCCGACTACGTGAACACCTGGCCGCCGCACTGCATCGCCGGAACGCCGGGCGCCGAGTACCACCCCGACCTCGACCTCACGGCCGTGGACGTGCACGTTCGTAAGGGGCAGGGCGTGCCGGCCTACTCGATCTTCGAAGGGACGACCGACGAGGGCGCCTCGGTCGGAGCGACCCTCGACTCGCTCGGCATCACCGACATCGACGTGGCCGGGATCGCCACCGACTACTGCGTGCGGGCCAGCGCGCTCGACGCGGTCGAGGCCGGCCGCCACGTGCGCGTGCTCGCCGACCTCGCCGCGGGTGTCGCCGCCGACTCCAGCGCCGCCGCCCTCGTCGAGCTCGAAGCGGCCGGTATCGAGATCGTGGAGGCAGCCCGATGA